In a single window of the Nocardioides massiliensis genome:
- a CDS encoding L-lactate MFS transporter: MADNDVTPGRFRWLLVAAALLLQFSIGAVYAWSVFGGAFEEADNFEVSKLQSSLPFTVTIGMIFVGTYLGGRLQDLRGPRTVAIIGGVVYSAGIILASFANSADTYWLVILGYGVISGFGLGLAYIVPIAMLQKWFPDKTGLITGLAVGGFGFGAVATSPVAQWLIDRNPDDPANAFLPLGIAYLIMSLIGASFFRNPPEGYTVPGHDSGGGESGTAGKDYTQGEALRTPQWYLLTAILTLSVGAGIALISQAAASATDIAGFSAAGAATVVGVLAVFNGAGRIVWATISDYIGRMPTFALILGLQGVCLIVLPHASNAVLFVVLASVIYLCYGGGFGTMPATAGDFFGVRNAGAIYGLMLIGWSLGGVVGPIVASSLIGSDEAYTLAYTVIGAVAVASVLLTFITRVPKDRKPDTVDSSQPGGGR; encoded by the coding sequence ATGGCAGACAACGACGTCACGCCGGGTCGCTTCCGTTGGTTGCTGGTCGCTGCCGCCCTCCTGCTGCAGTTCTCGATCGGTGCGGTCTACGCGTGGTCGGTCTTCGGAGGCGCGTTCGAGGAGGCCGACAACTTCGAGGTGTCGAAGCTGCAGTCCTCGTTGCCGTTCACGGTGACGATCGGGATGATCTTCGTCGGCACCTACCTCGGCGGCCGGCTGCAGGACCTGCGCGGACCCCGCACCGTGGCGATCATCGGCGGCGTCGTCTACTCCGCCGGCATCATCCTCGCCTCCTTCGCCAACAGCGCCGACACCTACTGGCTGGTGATCCTCGGGTACGGCGTCATCAGCGGCTTCGGTCTCGGACTGGCCTACATCGTCCCGATCGCGATGCTGCAGAAGTGGTTCCCCGACAAGACCGGCCTCATCACCGGACTGGCCGTCGGCGGGTTCGGCTTCGGCGCCGTGGCAACCTCGCCGGTCGCGCAGTGGCTGATCGACCGCAACCCCGACGACCCGGCCAACGCGTTCCTCCCGTTGGGCATCGCCTACCTGATCATGTCGCTCATCGGTGCGTCGTTCTTCCGCAACCCGCCGGAGGGCTACACCGTCCCAGGCCACGACTCAGGCGGCGGGGAGAGCGGGACCGCCGGCAAGGACTACACCCAGGGCGAGGCGCTGCGGACACCGCAGTGGTATCTCCTCACCGCCATCCTCACGCTCAGCGTCGGTGCCGGCATCGCCCTGATCTCGCAGGCCGCCGCGAGCGCGACCGACATCGCCGGCTTCAGCGCTGCCGGTGCGGCCACCGTGGTCGGCGTCCTCGCCGTCTTCAACGGTGCCGGCCGGATCGTGTGGGCGACGATCTCCGACTACATCGGTCGGATGCCGACCTTCGCACTGATCCTCGGGCTGCAGGGCGTGTGCCTGATCGTCCTGCCCCACGCCAGCAACGCGGTGCTCTTCGTCGTGCTCGCCTCGGTCATCTACCTCTGCTACGGCGGTGGCTTCGGCACCATGCCAGCGACCGCGGGCGACTTCTTCGGCGTCCGCAACGCCGGCGCCATCTACGGCCTGATGCTCATCGGCTGGAGCCTCGGCGGCGTCGTCGGGCCGATCGTGGCCTCGAGCCTCATCGGCAGCGACGAGGCCTACACGCTGGCCTACACCGTCATCGGTGCCGTCGCCGTCGCCTCGGTGCTGCTGACGTTCATCACCCGGGTGCCAAAGGACCGCAAACCGGATACGGTCGACTCCAGCCAACCCGGAGGTGGTCGATGA
- the selD gene encoding selenide, water dikinase SelD gives MTTDERVRLTQFAAGGGCACKVPPGELEAVLAGLPNSLAGGDLLVGLDHGDDAAAVRISGDQAVIATADFFTPVVDDAFEWGRIAATNALSDVYAMGGTPIVGVNLLGWPRDKIPFELAAEVLRGGGEVCAAAGAYLAGGHSIDDPEPKYGVAVTGLAHPDKLLRNDAAEPGTPLTLTKPIGVGILNNRHKATGEWFAEAVAVMTTLNREASEQAVALGLRAATDITGFGLLGHLRKMMRASGTTAVIDAAAVPYVEGARRSFAEGFVPGGSRRNLDWVQPDLDSAVSEDELVLLADAQTSGGLLVVGEIPGYPVVGEVVQRGEHAIVVR, from the coding sequence ATGACGACCGACGAGCGCGTTCGCCTGACCCAGTTCGCCGCCGGTGGCGGGTGTGCCTGCAAGGTCCCGCCGGGGGAGCTCGAGGCGGTGCTGGCCGGTCTGCCCAACAGCCTGGCGGGCGGTGACCTGCTCGTCGGACTCGACCACGGCGACGACGCGGCCGCCGTACGCATCTCGGGCGACCAGGCCGTCATCGCCACCGCCGACTTCTTCACCCCGGTCGTCGATGACGCCTTCGAGTGGGGTCGCATCGCCGCCACCAACGCGCTGTCGGACGTCTATGCCATGGGCGGTACGCCGATCGTCGGCGTCAACCTGCTCGGCTGGCCGCGCGACAAGATCCCCTTCGAGCTCGCCGCCGAGGTGCTGCGTGGCGGGGGAGAGGTGTGCGCGGCGGCGGGCGCCTACCTCGCCGGCGGCCACAGCATCGACGACCCCGAGCCGAAGTACGGCGTCGCCGTCACCGGCCTGGCCCACCCCGACAAGCTCCTGCGCAACGACGCCGCCGAGCCCGGCACTCCGCTCACCCTCACCAAGCCGATCGGCGTCGGCATCCTCAACAACCGGCACAAGGCGACCGGTGAGTGGTTCGCGGAGGCGGTCGCCGTGATGACCACCCTCAACCGCGAGGCCAGCGAGCAGGCGGTGGCGCTCGGGCTGCGTGCCGCCACCGACATCACCGGATTCGGGCTGCTGGGCCACCTCCGCAAGATGATGCGCGCCTCCGGCACGACCGCGGTGATCGACGCCGCCGCGGTGCCGTACGTCGAAGGGGCCCGCAGGTCGTTCGCCGAGGGCTTCGTCCCCGGCGGCAGCCGGCGCAACCTCGACTGGGTGCAGCCCGACCTCGACAGCGCCGTCAGCGAGGACGAGCTCGTCCTGCTCGCGGATGCCCAGACCTCCGGAGGGTTGCTGGTGGTCGGGGAGATCCCGGGCTACCCGGTCGTCGGCGAGGTGGTCCAGCGCGGCGAGCACGCCATCGTCGTGCGCTGA
- the selA gene encoding L-seryl-tRNA(Sec) selenium transferase yields the protein MPRTDEVLADPRLVGAADRLGPGLVKQVVLEALARCRTGELSPGEVADAAVAGLPSAATTLRSVINATGVVVHTNLGRAPLSSAAVDAMTIAAGATDVELSLATGRRDRRGRGTLAALAAAVPAAGGVHVVNNGAAALGLVTLALAAGREVVVARGEMVEIGDGFRIPELLESIGARLVEVGTTNRVRLADYEAALSERTAFVLKVHPSNFVVEGFTAAVGVRELAGLPVPVVVDIGSGLLRPHPRLPQEPDADSALRAGATIVTASGDKLLGGPQAGLLLGDAELVERLRRHPFARALRVDKLTLAALEATLTGPTPPVAAALARMPDDLLARAQRIVEELATVPGLAVEAVVTAGAVGGGGAPGVELPSAAVSLPAGLAEPLRTGDRPVVGRVHDGRLLLDLLAVDPADDPVLVEAVRRCT from the coding sequence GTGCCCCGCACCGACGAGGTCCTGGCCGATCCGCGCCTGGTCGGGGCAGCCGACCGGCTGGGGCCGGGGCTGGTGAAGCAGGTGGTCCTCGAGGCGCTCGCCCGGTGCCGCACGGGCGAGCTGTCGCCCGGCGAGGTCGCCGACGCCGCGGTGGCCGGGTTGCCGTCGGCGGCGACGACGCTGCGGTCGGTCATCAACGCCACGGGCGTCGTGGTCCACACGAACCTGGGCCGCGCCCCGCTCTCGTCCGCTGCGGTCGACGCCATGACCATCGCGGCCGGCGCGACCGACGTCGAGCTCTCGCTCGCCACCGGACGCCGGGACCGTCGTGGTCGCGGCACACTCGCAGCCCTGGCGGCCGCGGTGCCGGCTGCGGGCGGCGTACACGTGGTCAACAACGGCGCCGCGGCCCTCGGCCTGGTGACGCTCGCACTCGCGGCAGGTCGCGAGGTCGTGGTCGCCCGCGGCGAGATGGTCGAGATCGGCGACGGCTTCCGCATCCCCGAGCTGCTGGAGTCGATCGGCGCGCGGCTCGTCGAGGTCGGCACCACCAACCGCGTGCGGCTGGCCGACTACGAGGCGGCGTTGAGCGAGCGGACGGCGTTCGTCCTCAAGGTCCACCCGTCCAACTTCGTCGTGGAGGGCTTCACCGCGGCCGTGGGCGTGCGCGAGCTCGCCGGGCTGCCCGTGCCGGTCGTCGTCGACATCGGGTCCGGTCTGCTCCGTCCCCATCCGCGGCTGCCGCAGGAGCCGGACGCCGACTCGGCGCTGCGTGCCGGGGCGACGATCGTGACCGCATCGGGCGACAAGCTGCTCGGGGGCCCGCAGGCGGGGCTGCTGCTCGGCGACGCCGAGCTCGTCGAGCGACTGCGCCGCCACCCGTTCGCCCGCGCCCTGCGCGTCGACAAGCTGACGCTCGCTGCGTTGGAGGCGACGCTCACCGGTCCGACACCGCCGGTCGCGGCTGCGCTGGCCCGCATGCCCGACGACCTGCTGGCTCGTGCGCAGCGGATCGTCGAGGAGCTGGCGACGGTCCCCGGCCTGGCGGTCGAGGCCGTCGTGACGGCGGGAGCGGTCGGCGGTGGCGGCGCTCCCGGCGTCGAGCTGCCCAGCGCCGCGGTGTCGTTGCCCGCGGGGTTGGCAGAGCCGCTGCGCACCGGTGACCGGCCGGTGGTGGGACGCGTGCACGACGGTCGCCTCCTGCTCGACCTGCTCGCCGTGGACCCCGCGGACGACCCGGTGCTGGTGGAGGCCGTACGCCGATGCACGTGA
- the selB gene encoding selenocysteine-specific translation elongation factor, translated as MIATAGHVDHGKSTLVKALTGAEPDRLEEERRRGLSIELGYVWTTLPEAGEVAFVDVPGHEKFLRTMLAGVGPVPAVLLVVAADDPWMPQAAEHLAALDALGVSHGVVAVTRSDLADPAPMLARAREEVARTSLRHAQVLAVSAATGAGLDELRTALAALLGRMPAQDPGTDVRIWADRAFHARGAGTVVTGTLPAGTVRVGDRLATGDGTVRVRGVQALGTQRDQVSGVARVALNVVADDKVEIERDTVLVTPDAWHFTTSVDVRVVGDGALPEHPVLHIGATSMQVRARRFDDAHARLTLDRALPLRIGDRALLRDPGTRELWGVRVLDPSPPALRRRGASARRAQVLADLDDRPSLASELERRGVAPADLLRRIGVPVPAEADEWLVGDRARRLIAERMVAVVKAYDDQHPLEPGMALPALARALRLPSPELVGRLMPQELRLEQGRVTATAPRIGLPDAIERGVAAVETDLAQEPFAAPTADRLRELGLHHKAIAVAARAGRLLDLGDGIVLLPDAASRAAAWLSEIPQPFTTSEARQRLGTSRRVALPLLAHLDRAGLTTRHADDRRSTTGHRVAGGA; from the coding sequence GTGATCGCCACCGCAGGACACGTCGACCACGGCAAGTCCACGCTGGTCAAGGCGCTGACGGGCGCCGAGCCCGACCGGCTCGAGGAGGAGCGGCGCCGCGGCCTGTCGATCGAGCTCGGCTACGTCTGGACGACGCTGCCGGAGGCCGGCGAGGTGGCGTTCGTCGACGTACCGGGTCACGAGAAGTTCCTGCGCACGATGCTCGCCGGCGTCGGTCCGGTGCCGGCGGTGCTCTTGGTCGTCGCCGCCGACGACCCGTGGATGCCGCAGGCCGCCGAGCACCTCGCCGCCCTCGACGCCCTCGGCGTCTCCCACGGCGTGGTCGCCGTGACGCGCTCCGACCTCGCCGATCCAGCTCCGATGCTGGCGCGCGCCCGGGAGGAGGTCGCACGCACCTCGTTGCGGCACGCGCAGGTGCTGGCCGTGAGCGCCGCGACCGGTGCGGGACTGGACGAGCTGCGCACGGCGTTGGCGGCGCTGCTGGGACGGATGCCGGCACAGGACCCCGGCACCGATGTCCGCATCTGGGCCGACCGCGCCTTCCACGCCCGCGGTGCAGGCACCGTCGTCACCGGGACGCTGCCCGCCGGGACCGTGCGGGTCGGGGACCGGTTGGCGACGGGTGACGGGACTGTCCGGGTCCGGGGCGTGCAGGCGCTCGGCACCCAGCGCGATCAGGTATCCGGAGTCGCTCGGGTCGCGCTCAACGTCGTCGCCGACGACAAGGTCGAGATCGAGCGGGACACCGTGCTCGTCACCCCGGACGCGTGGCACTTCACCACCTCGGTCGACGTCCGGGTCGTGGGCGACGGCGCGCTGCCGGAGCACCCGGTCCTGCACATCGGCGCGACCTCGATGCAGGTGCGCGCACGGCGCTTCGACGACGCGCACGCCCGGCTGACCCTGGATCGCGCCCTGCCCCTGCGCATCGGTGACCGCGCCCTCCTGCGCGACCCCGGCACCCGCGAGCTGTGGGGCGTCCGCGTCCTCGACCCGTCGCCCCCGGCGCTTCGTCGCCGGGGAGCGAGTGCCCGACGAGCACAGGTGCTCGCCGACCTCGACGACCGACCCAGCCTCGCCTCCGAGCTCGAGCGGCGCGGCGTCGCACCGGCCGACCTGCTGCGGCGGATCGGCGTACCGGTGCCTGCGGAAGCCGACGAGTGGTTGGTCGGTGACCGTGCGCGCAGGCTGATCGCCGAGCGGATGGTGGCGGTCGTGAAGGCGTACGACGACCAGCACCCGCTCGAGCCGGGGATGGCGCTGCCCGCCCTGGCGCGTGCCCTGCGGCTCCCCTCGCCCGAGCTCGTCGGGCGGCTCATGCCGCAGGAGCTCCGCCTCGAGCAGGGCCGGGTGACCGCAACCGCGCCGCGGATCGGGTTGCCGGACGCGATCGAGCGCGGCGTCGCTGCCGTCGAGACGGACCTGGCCCAGGAACCCTTCGCCGCCCCCACCGCGGACCGCTTGCGCGAGCTCGGCCTGCACCACAAGGCGATCGCCGTCGCCGCACGCGCCGGTCGGCTGCTCGATCTCGGGGACGGCATCGTGCTGCTCCCCGACGCAGCGAGTCGTGCGGCCGCGTGGTTGAGCGAAATCCCCCAGCCCTTCACGACCAGCGAGGCGCGTCAGCGACTGGGCACCAGCCGCCGGGTCGCGCTCCCCCTGCTCGCACACCTCGACCGCGCCGGGCTCACCACGCGGCACGCCGACGATCGCCGCAGCACAACCGGTCATCGAGTAGCCGGAGGCGCCTGA
- the speB gene encoding agmatinase, with amino-acid sequence MIIGQRDEPGMPRYGGIATFALLPRIEDVERADIAVLGIPFDAGTSFRPGARFGPSHIRENSRQLHPYHQIHDAYPFRDLQVVDAGDVAVGPYDIPAAIDDIQAHAERLTDAGARVVALGGDHTVALPLLRAAAKHHGPLAVLHFDAHLDTWDVLHGADIWHGSPFRRAAEEGLLDLDHCQHVGIRGGVYGPEELEDDARAGFALIRSEEFATSSVEAIAERVRRRLGDRPVYVSIDIDVLDPAHAPGTGTPEVAGLSTREMFTLLRLFRGLDIVGADVVEVAPAYDHAGLTGLAAAHTAWELITLMGLR; translated from the coding sequence ATGATCATCGGTCAGCGGGACGAGCCCGGGATGCCGCGTTATGGCGGGATCGCGACCTTCGCGCTGCTCCCGCGCATCGAGGACGTGGAACGCGCCGACATCGCGGTGCTCGGCATCCCGTTCGACGCCGGCACGAGCTTCCGCCCGGGTGCGCGGTTCGGTCCGTCGCACATCCGCGAGAACTCCCGGCAGTTGCACCCCTACCACCAGATCCACGACGCCTACCCGTTCCGCGACCTGCAGGTCGTCGACGCCGGTGACGTCGCGGTCGGGCCCTACGACATCCCCGCCGCGATCGACGACATCCAGGCGCACGCGGAGCGGCTCACCGACGCCGGGGCGCGGGTCGTCGCGCTCGGCGGAGACCACACCGTCGCGCTGCCGCTGCTGCGGGCCGCCGCCAAGCACCACGGGCCGCTGGCCGTGCTCCACTTCGACGCACACCTCGACACCTGGGACGTCCTGCACGGCGCCGACATCTGGCACGGATCACCCTTCCGTCGCGCGGCCGAGGAAGGCCTGCTCGACCTCGACCACTGCCAGCACGTCGGTATCCGTGGCGGCGTCTACGGGCCCGAGGAGCTCGAGGACGACGCGCGCGCCGGCTTCGCGCTCATCCGCAGCGAGGAGTTCGCGACCAGCTCGGTCGAGGCGATCGCCGAGCGCGTACGCCGCCGCCTCGGCGACCGGCCGGTCTACGTCTCCATCGACATCGACGTGCTCGACCCGGCGCACGCGCCCGGCACCGGTACGCCGGAGGTGGCCGGCCTCAGCACGCGCGAGATGTTCACGCTGCTGCGGCTCTTCCGCGGCCTGGACATCGTCGGCGCGGACGTCGTCGAGGTGGCCCCGGCGTACGACCATGCGGGGCTGACCGGGCTCGCCGCTGCGCACACGGCGTGGGAGCTGATCACCTTGATGGGCTTGCGCTGA
- a CDS encoding carboxylesterase/lipase family protein translates to MEPVVQTRQGRVRGTVEDGVARYLGIPYAASPVGERRFAAPVPPDPWDGERAALEFGPTPPSPGYSPPYARILHQPSIPGDDWLTLNVWTPDNAAGLPVMVWIHGGAFTMGNSAAGMYDGSAFARDGVVLVTINYRLGVDGFGYLPDAPAPVNRGLLDQVAALEWVRDNIAAFGGDPDRVTIFGESAGAMSVVSLMAMPSARGLFAGAVAQSGAAQAAATPEDAARVTDEVARQLGVEPRATEIAAVGIKELNAAQNAAGNAVSAAPKEYGESIAAAQMAFVPVVDGEILPEHPLAAIRSGSAQQVPLLTGTTTEEYRFFLVPEGLVDEITDARLAKMAQARGVPDEIIAVYRANRPDATPADVAVALLSDAFFRLPALDLVDAHDGPAWVYEFAWQNPHLGLGAAHAMEIPFVFDTLRAPHAADLAGPQAPQTLADTMHAAWVRFARDGDPGWATYDVERPVMVFRETNSAVVEDPRGDERMAWR, encoded by the coding sequence ATGGAACCCGTCGTGCAGACACGTCAGGGCCGCGTGCGCGGCACGGTCGAGGATGGCGTCGCCCGCTACCTCGGCATCCCGTACGCCGCCAGCCCCGTCGGCGAGCGGCGCTTCGCCGCCCCGGTCCCTCCGGACCCGTGGGATGGGGAACGCGCGGCGCTGGAGTTCGGGCCCACCCCGCCCTCGCCGGGGTACAGCCCGCCGTACGCCCGGATCCTGCACCAGCCCTCGATCCCCGGTGATGACTGGCTGACGCTCAACGTGTGGACCCCGGACAATGCGGCCGGGCTGCCGGTCATGGTGTGGATCCACGGTGGCGCGTTCACGATGGGCAACAGCGCAGCCGGGATGTATGACGGGAGCGCCTTTGCCCGCGACGGCGTGGTGCTGGTGACGATCAACTATCGCCTCGGTGTGGACGGGTTCGGCTACCTGCCCGACGCGCCGGCGCCGGTCAACCGCGGCCTGCTCGACCAGGTCGCGGCGCTGGAGTGGGTGCGCGACAACATCGCCGCTTTCGGTGGCGACCCGGACCGCGTGACGATCTTCGGCGAGTCCGCCGGGGCGATGAGCGTCGTCAGCCTGATGGCGATGCCCAGCGCACGTGGCTTGTTCGCCGGAGCCGTCGCGCAGAGCGGCGCGGCCCAGGCCGCCGCGACGCCCGAAGACGCAGCACGCGTCACCGACGAGGTTGCGCGCCAGCTCGGTGTGGAGCCGCGAGCCACGGAGATCGCGGCGGTCGGCATCAAGGAGCTCAACGCCGCACAGAACGCCGCGGGCAACGCGGTGAGCGCCGCCCCGAAGGAGTACGGCGAGTCGATCGCAGCCGCGCAGATGGCGTTCGTGCCCGTGGTCGACGGGGAGATCCTGCCCGAGCACCCGCTCGCCGCCATCCGCTCCGGGAGCGCGCAGCAGGTGCCGCTGCTGACGGGGACGACGACGGAGGAGTACCGCTTCTTCCTCGTGCCCGAGGGGCTCGTCGACGAGATCACCGACGCCCGCCTGGCGAAGATGGCGCAGGCGCGTGGAGTGCCAGACGAGATCATCGCGGTCTACCGCGCCAACCGTCCCGACGCGACACCGGCCGACGTGGCCGTCGCCCTCCTCAGCGACGCGTTCTTCCGGCTGCCGGCGCTCGACCTGGTCGACGCCCACGACGGTCCCGCGTGGGTCTATGAGTTCGCCTGGCAGAACCCCCACCTGGGACTCGGCGCGGCCCACGCGATGGAGATCCCGTTCGTCTTCGACACCTTGCGCGCACCCCACGCCGCCGACCTGGCCGGGCCCCAGGCACCGCAGACCCTGGCCGACACCATGCACGCCGCCTGGGTGCGCTTCGCCCGCGACGGCGACCCGGGCTGGGCGACGTACGACGTCGAGCGACCGGTCATGGTCTTCCGTGAGACCAACTCCGCGGTGGTCGAGGATCCGCGCGGCGACGAGAGGATGGCGTGGCGATGA
- a CDS encoding Wadjet anti-phage system protein JetD domain-containing protein gives MAHPWTRPADIAAKVRRRWDDGSLLRAFGAGEEFGVLEVPVRGPRPGDIGDDLDAVRAWIAELDDGRRGDSRYGLVWGDIGGRHIGRNRIPTRAVLQTYDQAWALLGVRADVERFTAMLAEAESAGALHAWVLRHPVRALAVADVWPGLVAAYSWLDEHRGSGRHLREISAPGVDTKFAERHRAVLASMLEVGGSARAFVADLGLRSKAEFVRLRAGADVGLPASLSEVAVRVDELARWGLRPQSALIVENEITYLSVPVPERGMVLWGKGFEVDRIGRLPWLAGVPVAYWGDLDTHGFAILDRLRAWLPHAESVLMDRETLLGHRDRWGREASPARSQLTRLTSAERDLYEDLVTDRHGEQVRLEQERIDWKWALARMGQLR, from the coding sequence ATGGCGCACCCGTGGACCCGTCCCGCTGACATCGCGGCCAAGGTACGCCGGCGTTGGGACGACGGGTCGCTGTTGCGTGCCTTCGGTGCCGGGGAGGAGTTCGGAGTCCTCGAGGTCCCCGTGCGAGGACCACGACCGGGCGACATCGGCGACGATCTGGACGCCGTGCGTGCGTGGATCGCTGAGCTCGACGATGGTCGACGCGGCGACAGTCGCTACGGGCTCGTGTGGGGTGACATCGGTGGTCGCCACATCGGACGCAACCGGATCCCGACGCGAGCGGTGCTGCAGACCTACGACCAGGCATGGGCGCTGCTCGGTGTGCGCGCCGACGTCGAGCGGTTCACTGCGATGCTCGCAGAGGCCGAGAGTGCCGGCGCGTTGCACGCGTGGGTTCTGCGTCATCCGGTGCGCGCCCTCGCCGTCGCCGACGTCTGGCCCGGGTTGGTGGCGGCCTACTCCTGGCTGGACGAGCATCGCGGATCCGGCCGCCACCTGAGAGAGATCAGCGCGCCCGGCGTCGACACAAAGTTCGCCGAGCGGCACCGAGCGGTGCTGGCCTCGATGCTGGAGGTCGGTGGCAGTGCTCGCGCGTTCGTCGCCGACCTGGGACTGCGGAGCAAGGCGGAGTTCGTGCGTTTGCGGGCCGGGGCCGACGTCGGGTTGCCTGCGTCGCTCAGCGAGGTCGCGGTCCGGGTCGACGAGCTCGCCCGCTGGGGCCTGCGGCCGCAGTCGGCATTGATCGTGGAGAACGAGATCACCTACCTCAGCGTGCCCGTGCCCGAACGCGGCATGGTGCTGTGGGGCAAGGGCTTCGAGGTCGACCGGATCGGACGATTGCCCTGGCTGGCCGGGGTCCCGGTGGCCTACTGGGGAGATCTCGACACCCACGGCTTCGCGATCCTCGATCGGTTGCGCGCCTGGCTGCCGCACGCCGAGTCGGTGCTGATGGATCGCGAGACCCTGCTGGGTCATCGCGACCGCTGGGGCAGGGAGGCCAGCCCCGCCCGCTCCCAGCTCACTCGGCTGACGAGCGCTGAGCGCGACCTCTATGAGGACCTCGTGACCGATCGTCACGGCGAGCAGGTGCGACTGGAGCAGGAGCGCATCGACTGGAAGTGGGCGCTCGCGCGGATGGGACAGCTACGGTGA